A genomic region of Pseudomonas migulae contains the following coding sequences:
- the rimI gene encoding ribosomal protein S18-alanine N-acetyltransferase — protein MNPVFRLAVVEDLPALLALEKQCFTTDRLTSRSFQWMITRAHGQLLVAERDGQLLGYAVVLFHRGTSLARLYSIAIAEQARGNGLGKQLLERIEACALEHDCAYLRLEVRIDNPTAIALYERNGYRRFALIHDYYQDHADALRLEKRILQHRDARSIKVPWYAQTTDFTCGPACLLMAMGALHAERRLERREELQIWREATTVFMTSGHGGCSPQGLALAAARRGFRVRLQVSMAGPLFLDGVRDEHKKDVMRLVHDEFAAQLNATDVEQVLGGPLDLPRLLADGGQPLVLISSYRLTRSKSPHWVIVTDCDEEFVYLHDPDVDHSQHRQPMDCQHLPVSHGEFEKMCSFGRGKLRAAVILYRRE, from the coding sequence ATGAATCCTGTCTTTCGCTTGGCGGTAGTTGAAGACCTACCCGCATTGCTGGCACTCGAAAAGCAATGCTTCACCACGGACCGGCTCACCAGTCGCAGCTTTCAATGGATGATCACCCGGGCTCACGGGCAGCTGTTGGTGGCTGAACGAGACGGGCAATTGCTGGGTTACGCGGTGGTGCTGTTTCATCGAGGCACCTCGCTGGCCCGGCTCTATTCGATTGCCATCGCTGAACAGGCTCGCGGTAACGGGTTGGGCAAGCAATTGCTTGAACGCATCGAGGCGTGCGCCCTTGAGCATGACTGCGCTTACTTGCGGCTGGAAGTGCGCATCGACAACCCCACAGCGATTGCCCTGTATGAGCGCAACGGTTATCGGCGTTTCGCACTGATCCACGATTATTACCAGGACCACGCCGATGCGCTGCGCCTGGAGAAACGCATCCTTCAGCATCGCGATGCCCGCAGCATCAAGGTGCCGTGGTATGCGCAGACCACCGACTTCACCTGTGGCCCGGCGTGCCTGCTGATGGCCATGGGCGCCTTGCACGCCGAACGCCGGCTGGAGCGCCGCGAAGAATTGCAGATCTGGCGCGAGGCGACCACCGTGTTCATGACCTCCGGCCACGGCGGTTGCAGCCCTCAAGGGTTGGCACTGGCGGCAGCGCGGCGCGGGTTTCGCGTGCGCTTGCAAGTGAGCATGGCGGGGCCGTTGTTTCTCGATGGCGTGCGCGATGAGCATAAAAAAGACGTCATGCGCCTGGTGCACGATGAGTTCGCGGCACAGTTGAACGCCACTGACGTCGAACAGGTGCTCGGCGGGCCGCTGGACCTGCCACGATTATTGGCCGACGGGGGACAGCCGCTGGTGCTGATCAGCAGTTATCGGCTGACCCGCTCCAAATCGCCGCACTGGGTGATCGTCACCGATTGCGATGAAGAGTTTGTCTACCTGCATGACCCGGACGTCGACCATAGCCAGCATCGCCAGCCCATGGACTGTCAGCATCTGCCGGTGAGCCATGGGGAGTTCGAGAAGATGTGCAGTTTCGGGCGCGGCAAGTTGCGAGCGGCGGTGATTCTCTATCGCCGGGAGTAA
- a CDS encoding PQQ-dependent sugar dehydrogenase, producing the protein MLRTSLLATVCASALITVAAPVFAASVQELKSEQGTLEVTTIAKGLDHPWALAFLPDRQGILVTERPGNLRVVSADGKLSAPLSGVPKVWAKGQGGLLDVVLSPDFKQDRTVYLSYAEGGGEGGKAGTAVGRGQLSEDLTALKNFKVIFRQEPKLSVGNHFGSRLVFDRDGYLFITLGENNDRPTAQDLDKLQGKVVRIYPDGKVPDDNPFVGQAGVRPEIWSYGQRNPQGAALNPWTGVLWENEHGPLGGDEMNVIERGKNYGWPLATHGINYSGQPIPEAKGKTAEGTVPPRHVWEKSPGLSGMAFYDADRFKPWQHNVFIGALVTQELIRLQFDGDKVVHEERLMGELNKRIRDVRQGPDGYLYVLTDEDDGVLYKVGLK; encoded by the coding sequence ATGTTGCGAACATCCCTCCTGGCCACAGTCTGTGCCAGCGCATTGATCACCGTTGCGGCGCCGGTTTTTGCCGCGTCCGTACAAGAGCTGAAAAGCGAACAGGGCACCCTTGAGGTGACGACGATCGCCAAGGGTCTGGACCATCCGTGGGCGTTGGCGTTTCTGCCTGATCGGCAAGGCATTCTGGTGACCGAACGGCCCGGCAACCTGCGCGTGGTCAGTGCCGATGGCAAACTCTCCGCGCCGCTCAGTGGCGTACCGAAAGTCTGGGCCAAGGGCCAGGGCGGTTTGCTGGATGTGGTGCTGTCGCCCGACTTCAAGCAGGACCGCACCGTTTACCTGTCCTATGCCGAAGGCGGGGGTGAGGGCGGCAAGGCCGGTACGGCGGTCGGTCGCGGGCAGTTGTCGGAAGACCTGACCGCCCTCAAGAATTTCAAAGTGATCTTCCGCCAGGAACCGAAGCTTTCGGTGGGCAATCACTTTGGCTCGCGCCTGGTGTTCGACCGCGACGGCTACCTGTTCATCACCCTAGGCGAGAACAACGACCGGCCCACGGCTCAGGATCTGGACAAGCTGCAGGGCAAGGTCGTGCGGATCTACCCGGACGGCAAGGTGCCCGACGACAACCCCTTTGTCGGTCAGGCCGGTGTCCGCCCGGAAATCTGGTCCTACGGCCAGCGCAACCCGCAAGGTGCGGCGCTCAATCCCTGGACCGGCGTGCTCTGGGAAAACGAGCACGGCCCGCTAGGGGGAGACGAAATGAATGTGATCGAGCGCGGCAAGAATTACGGCTGGCCGCTGGCGACCCATGGCATCAACTACTCCGGCCAGCCGATTCCGGAAGCCAAGGGCAAGACCGCCGAAGGCACCGTCCCGCCACGCCACGTCTGGGAAAAATCCCCTGGCCTGAGCGGCATGGCGTTCTACGACGCCGACCGCTTCAAACCCTGGCAGCACAACGTGTTTATCGGTGCGCTGGTGACACAGGAACTGATACGCCTGCAGTTCGACGGCGACAAAGTGGTCCACGAAGAGCGCTTGATGGGCGAGCTCAACAAACGCATTCGCGATGTGCGGCAGGGGCCGGACGGGTATTTGTATGTGCTCACCGATGAGGATGATGGTGTGTTGTACAAAGTCGGGCTGAAGTAG
- a CDS encoding Ku protein has product MARAIWKGAISFGLVHIPVALVSATSSQGVDFDWLDSRSMDPVGYKRVNKVTGKEVTKENIVKGVQYEKGRYVVLSEEEIKSAHPLSTQTIDIFSFVDAEQIPLQNIDTPYYLAPDKRGGKVYALLRETLSKTNKVALAHVVLHTRQHLAALMPLDSAMVLVMLRWPAEVRSLDTLELGSEVTKPELAKGELDMAKRLVQDMSGDWSPDDYRDSFEDKIMALVERKANEGKIEDVETATGEEERKTADVIDLTELLKRSLGGKAGGKAAAKPKSADKPTPAKKATKRSSG; this is encoded by the coding sequence ATGGCACGGGCAATCTGGAAAGGCGCAATCAGTTTCGGGCTGGTGCATATCCCTGTGGCGCTGGTCTCGGCGACGTCTTCCCAAGGGGTGGATTTCGACTGGCTCGATAGCCGCAGCATGGATCCGGTGGGCTACAAGCGCGTGAACAAGGTCACCGGCAAGGAAGTGACCAAGGAGAACATCGTCAAGGGCGTGCAGTACGAAAAGGGTCGCTACGTGGTGCTCAGTGAGGAAGAGATCAAGTCGGCGCACCCGTTATCCACGCAAACCATCGATATCTTTTCCTTTGTCGACGCCGAACAGATTCCCCTGCAAAACATCGACACGCCCTACTACCTCGCGCCGGACAAACGCGGTGGCAAAGTCTATGCGCTGCTGCGCGAAACCCTGAGCAAAACCAACAAGGTCGCCCTCGCCCATGTCGTTTTGCATACCCGTCAGCATCTGGCCGCGTTAATGCCGCTGGATTCGGCGATGGTCTTGGTGATGCTCCGCTGGCCCGCGGAAGTACGCAGTCTTGACACGCTGGAACTGGGCAGCGAGGTGACCAAGCCGGAACTGGCCAAGGGTGAACTGGACATGGCCAAGCGGCTGGTGCAGGACATGAGCGGCGACTGGAGCCCGGACGATTATCGCGACAGTTTCGAAGACAAGATCATGGCGCTGGTCGAGAGGAAGGCGAATGAAGGGAAGATCGAGGATGTCGAGACGGCGACGGGCGAGGAAGAGCGCAAGACCGCGGATGTGATCGATTTGACCGAGTTGCTTAAGCGCAGTCTTGGGGGCAAGGCTGGCGGTAAAGCTGCTGCGAAACCGAAGTCGGCCGATAAGCCAACACCCGCGAAAAAAGCCACGAAGCGGTCAAGTGGATGA
- the lpxO gene encoding lipid A hydroxylase LpxO: MKLIIAAIYVVSIAYVHLRGRVRHKLGRQLSDHSSFLAPVNCFLYLFSKIPNKPYLDPADFPDLSPLQAHWEEIRAEGQSLLKAGEIKRSNQYDDVGFNSFFKTGWKRFYLKWYGDSHPSAMKLCPRTTELVQSIGSIKAAMFAELPPGSKLVRHRDPYAGSYRYHLGLETPNDAGCYINVDGENYHWRDGEAVMFDETFIHYAENTTDQNRIILFCDIERPMKYRWAAAFNSWFSSNVMSAAGAPNDAGDKTGGINRLFAKIYKIRLRGKALKKRNRKLYYLEKWAIFAGLLAFFVWI; this comes from the coding sequence GTGAAACTCATCATTGCCGCTATATATGTTGTATCGATTGCGTACGTCCACCTGCGCGGTCGCGTGCGCCACAAGCTTGGCCGCCAATTGAGCGATCACTCGTCGTTTCTGGCGCCGGTCAATTGCTTCCTCTACCTGTTCTCGAAAATCCCCAACAAGCCTTACCTCGATCCGGCCGACTTCCCGGACCTGAGCCCGTTGCAGGCCCATTGGGAAGAAATTCGCGCTGAAGGCCAGAGCTTGCTCAAGGCGGGTGAGATCAAGCGTTCGAACCAGTACGACGACGTTGGCTTCAACTCGTTCTTCAAGACCGGCTGGAAGCGCTTCTACCTCAAATGGTATGGCGACAGTCATCCTTCGGCGATGAAGCTCTGCCCGCGCACCACCGAACTGGTGCAGAGCATCGGCTCGATCAAAGCCGCGATGTTCGCCGAGTTGCCACCGGGTTCGAAGCTGGTACGTCACCGCGATCCATATGCCGGTTCCTACCGATACCACCTGGGCCTGGAGACGCCGAACGACGCGGGCTGCTACATCAACGTCGATGGCGAGAATTATCACTGGCGCGACGGTGAAGCGGTGATGTTCGACGAGACCTTCATTCATTACGCGGAAAACACCACCGATCAGAACCGCATCATTCTGTTCTGCGACATCGAGCGGCCGATGAAGTACCGCTGGGCGGCGGCGTTCAACAGCTGGTTCAGCAGTAATGTGATGTCGGCGGCGGGCGCGCCGAACGATGCGGGCGACAAGACCGGTGGCATCAATCGCCTGTTCGCCAAGATCTACAAGATCCGCCTGCGCGGCAAGGCGTTGAAGAAGCGTAACCGCAAGCTGTATTACCTGGAGAAATGGGCGATTTTTGCCGGGTTGCTGGCGTTTTTTGTCTGGATCTGA
- a CDS encoding ABC-F family ATPase, which produces MISTANITMQFGAKPLFENVSVKFGAGNRYGLIGANGCGKSTFMKILGGDLEPSGGQVMLEPNVRLGKLRQDQFAYEEFTVIDTVIMGHEELWKVKAERDRIYSLPEMTEEDGMAVAELETEFAEMDGYTAESRAGELLLGLGIGIEQHFGPMSEVSPGWKLRVLLAQALFSDPEVLLLDEPTNHLDINTIRWLENILTQRSSLMIIISHDRHFLNSVCTHMADLDYGELRLFPGNYDEYMTVATQSREQLLSDNAKKKAQISELQSFVSRFSANASKAKQATSRAKAIDKIQLAEVKPSSRVSPFIRFEQTKKLHRQAVIVERMAKGFDGKTLFKDFSFQVEAGERVAIIGPNGIGKTTLLRTLVNELTPDAGTVKWTDAAELGYYAQDHAHDFEDDCNLFDWMGQWTQGGEQIVRGTLGRMLFSNDEILKSVKVISGGEQGRMLFGKLILQKPNVLIMDEPTNHLDMESIEALNLALENYPGTLIFVSHDREFVSSLATRIIELSPSGVIDFSGTYDDYLRSQGVVF; this is translated from the coding sequence TTGATCTCTACAGCTAACATCACGATGCAGTTCGGCGCCAAGCCGCTATTCGAAAACGTTTCGGTCAAATTCGGCGCGGGCAACCGCTACGGCCTGATCGGCGCCAACGGCTGCGGCAAGTCGACCTTCATGAAAATCCTCGGTGGTGACCTCGAGCCGTCCGGCGGCCAGGTCATGCTCGAGCCGAACGTTCGCCTGGGTAAATTGCGCCAGGACCAGTTCGCCTACGAAGAATTCACCGTGATCGACACTGTGATCATGGGTCACGAAGAGCTGTGGAAGGTCAAGGCCGAGCGCGACCGTATCTACTCGCTGCCGGAAATGACCGAAGAAGACGGCATGGCCGTGGCCGAGCTGGAAACCGAGTTCGCCGAAATGGACGGCTACACCGCCGAATCCCGCGCTGGCGAGCTGTTGCTGGGCCTGGGTATCGGCATCGAGCAACACTTCGGCCCGATGAGCGAAGTGTCCCCAGGCTGGAAGCTGCGCGTATTGCTGGCCCAGGCGCTGTTCTCCGATCCTGAAGTGCTGTTGCTCGACGAACCGACCAACCACCTGGACATCAACACCATCCGCTGGCTGGAAAACATCCTGACCCAGCGCTCCAGCCTGATGATCATCATCTCTCACGACCGTCACTTCCTGAACAGCGTGTGCACCCACATGGCTGACCTGGATTACGGCGAGCTGCGCCTGTTCCCGGGCAACTACGACGAGTACATGACCGTGGCGACCCAGTCCCGCGAGCAACTGCTGTCGGACAACGCCAAGAAGAAAGCGCAGATTTCCGAGCTGCAATCGTTCGTCAGCCGCTTCTCGGCCAACGCCTCGAAAGCCAAGCAGGCCACTTCCCGCGCCAAGGCGATCGACAAGATCCAGCTGGCCGAGGTCAAGCCTTCGAGCCGTGTGAGCCCGTTCATCCGTTTCGAACAAACCAAGAAACTGCACCGTCAAGCGGTCATCGTCGAGCGCATGGCCAAAGGCTTCGACGGCAAGACGCTGTTCAAAGACTTCAGCTTCCAGGTTGAAGCGGGCGAGCGCGTGGCGATCATCGGCCCGAACGGTATCGGTAAAACCACCCTGCTGCGCACGTTGGTCAACGAACTGACCCCGGACGCCGGCACCGTGAAGTGGACCGACGCCGCGGAACTGGGCTACTACGCCCAGGACCACGCGCACGACTTCGAAGACGACTGCAACCTGTTCGACTGGATGGGCCAGTGGACCCAGGGCGGCGAGCAAATCGTTCGCGGCACCCTCGGCCGCATGCTGTTCTCCAACGACGAGATTCTGAAGTCGGTCAAGGTCATCTCCGGTGGTGAGCAAGGCCGCATGCTGTTCGGCAAGCTGATCCTGCAAAAGCCGAACGTGCTGATCATGGACGAACCGACCAACCACCTGGACATGGAATCCATCGAGGCGCTGAACCTGGCGCTGGAGAACTACCCGGGCACGCTGATCTTCGTCAGCCACGACCGTGAGTTCGTATCGTCGCTGGCCACTCGTATTATCGAGCTGAGCCCAAGTGGCGTGATTGACTTCAGCGGTACGTACGATGATTACCTGCGTAGCCAAGGCGTAGTGTTCTAA
- a CDS encoding MFS transporter translates to MSAQQLPPQSSMAITLQIVSIVFYTFIAFLCIGLPIAVLPGYVHEQLGFSAVVAGLTIGSQYLATLLSRPMAGRMSDSVGTKRAIVYGLSGIVLSGVLTLLSTLLQSFPLTSLLILIAGRLLLGIAQGLIGVGTISWCMGQVGAEHTARSISWNGIASYGAIAIGAPLGVVMVAEYGFASLGIALSLLAALALVLIRNKPSVPVVRGERLPFWAVFGRIAPFGASLSLASIGYGTLTTFITLYYLSRGWTGAAYCLTVFGVCFILARLLFISAISRFGGFTSAIACMSIETAGLVLLWLAPSTGFALVGAGLAGFGLSLVYPALGVEAIKQVPNSSRGAGLSAYAVFFDLALAIAGPVMGAVALNLGYSWIFFSAALLSITGLGLTLLLKRRAMA, encoded by the coding sequence ATGTCTGCGCAGCAACTGCCACCGCAAAGCTCCATGGCGATCACACTGCAGATCGTCTCCATCGTTTTCTATACCTTTATTGCCTTCCTCTGCATCGGCCTGCCGATTGCGGTGTTGCCGGGTTATGTCCACGAGCAGCTCGGTTTCAGTGCAGTCGTGGCCGGGCTGACCATCGGCTCCCAATACCTCGCCACCCTGCTCAGCCGCCCGATGGCCGGGCGCATGTCGGACAGCGTCGGCACCAAGCGAGCGATTGTTTACGGGTTGTCGGGGATTGTGTTGAGTGGCGTGCTGACGTTGTTGTCGACGCTGCTGCAAAGCTTTCCGTTGACGAGCCTGTTGATCCTGATCGCCGGCCGCCTGCTGCTGGGGATCGCGCAGGGCTTGATCGGCGTCGGCACCATCAGTTGGTGCATGGGTCAGGTCGGCGCCGAACACACCGCGCGCTCGATTTCATGGAACGGCATCGCGTCCTACGGCGCCATCGCCATTGGTGCGCCGCTGGGCGTGGTGATGGTGGCGGAATACGGCTTTGCCAGTCTGGGCATCGCGCTGTCATTGCTGGCCGCGCTGGCGCTGGTGCTGATCCGCAACAAACCCTCGGTGCCGGTGGTTCGCGGTGAGCGGCTGCCGTTCTGGGCGGTGTTCGGGCGCATTGCACCGTTTGGCGCGAGCCTGAGTCTGGCGTCTATCGGCTACGGCACGTTGACCACCTTTATTACCCTGTATTACCTCAGCCGTGGCTGGACCGGTGCCGCCTATTGCCTGACGGTGTTCGGGGTCTGTTTCATCCTGGCGCGACTGCTGTTTATTTCGGCCATCAGCCGTTTCGGTGGATTCACCTCGGCGATTGCCTGCATGAGCATTGAAACGGCGGGCCTGGTGCTGCTGTGGCTGGCGCCTTCGACCGGTTTTGCCCTGGTCGGTGCGGGCCTGGCCGGGTTCGGTTTGTCGCTGGTGTACCCGGCGCTGGGGGTGGAGGCGATCAAACAGGTGCCCAATTCCAGTCGCGGTGCAGGGTTGAGTGCGTATGCGGTGTTTTTTGATCTGGCGCTGGCGATCGCCGGGCCGGTGATGGGCGCGGTGGCGTTGAATCTGGGGTATTCATGGATTTTCTTCAGTGCGGCGTTGTTGTCGATCACTGGACTGGGTTTGACCCTGCTGCTGAAACGCCGGGCAATGGCCTGA
- a CDS encoding alpha/beta hydrolase family protein produces the protein MVRLCATLLICLLSSLNSVHAAPAPHPHWSVGFHEMSFLDPLDLQPMRAIAFYPSSDREHTSKLEGYTVEAGEDTRVAIGRFPMLMLSHGNTGTPLALHDLATSLARKGFVVVAVIHPGDNSKDHSRLGTLSNLYGRPIQISEAITATLGDRMLAPFVNANQVGVIGYSAGGETALILSGATPDLDRLRRYCQERPDDRDACNTQGELIVDRDDLQPVADPRVHALLLMAPLSLKFGRHTLADVHVPVLLYSGDGDKLVAFDKNAAALARKLPIAPDFKLLAGAGHFVFMAPCNEEQIAAMPALCTDADGVDREDIHRNMISEAGRFFSHALGVPTRAGMQTADQ, from the coding sequence ATGGTGCGTCTTTGTGCAACGTTACTGATTTGCCTGCTCAGCAGCCTGAATTCAGTGCACGCCGCGCCTGCGCCGCATCCTCACTGGAGCGTCGGTTTCCATGAGATGAGTTTTCTCGACCCGCTGGACCTGCAACCGATGCGCGCCATCGCGTTCTACCCCTCCAGCGACCGGGAACACACCAGCAAGCTCGAGGGCTACACCGTCGAAGCGGGCGAAGACACCCGCGTCGCCATTGGCCGTTTCCCGATGCTGATGCTGTCCCATGGCAACACCGGCACGCCGCTGGCCCTGCACGACCTCGCCACGTCGCTGGCGCGCAAGGGTTTCGTGGTGGTGGCGGTGATTCATCCCGGCGACAACTCCAAAGACCACAGCCGCCTCGGCACCTTGAGCAACCTGTACGGTCGGCCGATCCAGATTTCCGAAGCCATTACCGCGACCTTGGGCGACCGCATGCTCGCGCCGTTCGTCAACGCCAATCAGGTCGGGGTGATCGGTTACTCGGCGGGCGGGGAGACGGCACTGATTCTGTCCGGGGCGACGCCTGATCTGGATCGGTTGCGCCGCTACTGCCAGGAACGTCCGGACGACCGCGATGCCTGCAACACCCAGGGCGAGTTGATCGTCGACCGTGATGACCTGCAGCCGGTGGCGGATCCACGGGTTCACGCACTGTTGCTGATGGCGCCGCTGAGCCTGAAGTTCGGCCGTCACACCCTGGCCGACGTGCATGTGCCGGTGCTGCTTTACAGCGGCGACGGCGACAAATTGGTGGCCTTCGACAAAAACGCCGCGGCGCTGGCGCGCAAACTGCCGATCGCGCCTGACTTCAAGTTGTTGGCCGGGGCAGGGCACTTCGTGTTCATGGCGCCGTGCAACGAAGAACAGATCGCCGCCATGCCGGCGCTGTGCACCGATGCCGACGGTGTCGATCGTGAGGACATTCACCGCAACATGATTTCCGAGGCCGGGCGTTTCTTCTCCCATGCGCTGGGCGTGCCGACCCGGGCGGGGATGCAAACGGCTGATCAATAA